The following proteins are co-located in the Rippkaea orientalis PCC 8801 genome:
- the hisC gene encoding histidinol-phosphate transaminase, translating into MLPIRECVSQTPGYVPGEQPQTTDYIKLNTNENPYPPPDKIFEGLQQELTKVRLYPDPVSTQLRKAAANVFGISYQNILAGNGSDDILNIAVRTFVNPGEVVAFLDLTYSLYETIARVHGASIVQIPTNNQFELNGPIICPEAKLIFVASPNPPVGKHLNRDYLEETCKQATGVVLIDEAYVDFSDENHLDFLEKYDNVIISRTMSKSYSLAGMRVGFGVSSTEIIEQMDKVRDSYNLDRIAQTLGTAVLNYQDYFKGVWQQVRHTRTRLIESLRTLEFLVFDSDSNFVLASPQWIAASDLYTQLKERKVLVRYFSHPRIKDYVRISIGTDQEIDRLLEAIHEIKGSN; encoded by the coding sequence ATGTTACCGATTCGAGAATGCGTTAGCCAAACCCCAGGATATGTCCCTGGAGAACAACCCCAAACCACGGATTATATTAAACTTAATACCAATGAAAACCCCTATCCTCCCCCTGATAAAATTTTTGAGGGACTGCAACAAGAATTAACAAAAGTTAGATTATATCCTGATCCTGTTTCAACTCAATTAAGGAAAGCTGCTGCTAATGTTTTTGGTATTTCCTATCAGAATATTTTAGCAGGAAATGGCTCAGATGACATTTTAAATATTGCAGTCAGAACCTTTGTTAATCCGGGGGAAGTTGTCGCTTTTCTCGATTTAACCTATTCCTTGTATGAGACGATCGCACGGGTTCATGGTGCTTCTATTGTCCAAATTCCTACCAATAATCAATTTGAATTAAACGGACCGATTATTTGTCCTGAGGCTAAACTAATTTTTGTCGCTTCTCCTAATCCTCCTGTGGGAAAACACCTGAACCGAGACTATCTTGAAGAAACCTGTAAACAGGCAACGGGAGTGGTATTAATTGATGAAGCGTATGTGGATTTTAGCGATGAAAATCATCTAGACTTTTTAGAAAAATACGACAATGTTATCATTTCTCGTACCATGTCTAAGAGTTATAGTTTAGCGGGAATGCGAGTCGGTTTTGGGGTGAGTTCAACGGAAATTATTGAACAAATGGATAAGGTAAGAGATTCCTATAATTTAGATAGAATCGCTCAAACTTTAGGAACAGCAGTATTAAATTATCAGGACTATTTTAAAGGGGTTTGGCAACAAGTTCGTCACACCCGTACTCGGTTAATTGAATCTTTGCGAACCTTAGAGTTTTTGGTGTTTGATTCTGATTCTAATTTTGTGCTGGCATCTCCACAATGGATAGCTGCATCGGATCTTTATACACAGTTAAAAGAGAGAAAAGTCCTAGTCAGATATTTTAGTCATCCTCGCATTAAAGACTATGTTAGAATTTCCATTGGAACCGATCAAGAAATTGATCGCTTATTAGAAGCTATCCATGAAATTAAAGGGAGTAACTAA
- a CDS encoding NACHT domain-containing protein: MSELSKIQTVGQSTAIMNRRSLSSSADGILQAKQIIANRGWTQEDLANEVGLSSRQSIWKFLTGRPVKRQIFQEICFKLQLNWEEIANLSEDEYPIQTTEVTTENLGIESWVSMMRIQGRDYIKMQCNTLQSSFYLTQPSLNDIYVGANLLTQLSHQRWLEVSDFQNPDTNLRGFSLTEIQAQGVTGVDLVGKYNKLMILGQPGAGKTTFLKHLALQCSQGKYRRDVIPCFIELRSWLMETEHETANLWEYFHHQAKKCGLSSEQAIMLLQEGKGLFLLDGLDEVEQEEREILAKTISQFTQVYHKNQFIITSRPAAQLFHFQGFTYVEMAAFNRHQIEAFARQWFVATAKNKKEGKIKAQQFIEELEKSENQPLLELGITPILLNLMCSVFQERSSFPRKRAKLYQAGLDILLQRWDQARGIARDSLYKDLPVLDKIKLLCQIAAQTFEAKLFFFEVDYVLRIIENYLVNTLKLELDVETLWSTSESILNCLQLQHGLLIERAKNIYSFSHLTFQEYFTARKIVSSDLKTLENELDNLGTHIFDPRWQEVILLTASMLPKADFLLQSIKNQIDALVREDLNLQKFLIVLDDKVKSLQLNYQQAAVRAFYFTLFFHRDLNLAIALDIQFGTMNNLSRELQLDATLARCLMDSIALVKNPDIKKFINLYFSLALQDKFQLDPKFNEAFKQVKSQLPPLENETEVNLDWWKNNGKKWVDNFRDLLINYRHIGHDWQLTLEQEKRWQNYYNANLFLVECLQGDCQTNDQVKQAILSEILLK, encoded by the coding sequence ATGTCAGAACTCAGTAAAATACAGACCGTAGGTCAATCCACGGCAATTATGAATAGACGATCGCTAAGTTCCTCTGCGGATGGCATTCTTCAAGCTAAACAAATTATCGCCAACCGAGGTTGGACTCAAGAAGATCTTGCCAATGAAGTTGGACTATCGAGTCGTCAATCTATCTGGAAATTTCTGACAGGACGGCCAGTTAAACGGCAAATTTTCCAAGAAATCTGTTTTAAGCTGCAACTCAACTGGGAAGAAATCGCCAATCTCTCAGAGGATGAATACCCTATTCAAACGACTGAAGTAACCACAGAAAATTTAGGGATTGAGAGTTGGGTTTCGATGATGCGCATCCAAGGGCGAGATTACATCAAAATGCAGTGTAATACACTACAATCGTCCTTCTATCTAACACAACCTTCTCTGAATGACATTTACGTCGGAGCTAATCTATTGACACAATTAAGTCATCAACGTTGGTTAGAGGTCTCTGATTTCCAAAACCCTGACACTAACTTGCGAGGATTCAGTTTGACGGAAATTCAAGCTCAAGGGGTGACTGGAGTCGATTTAGTGGGCAAGTATAATAAGTTAATGATTCTTGGTCAACCAGGGGCAGGGAAAACTACCTTTTTGAAACATCTGGCTTTACAATGTAGTCAGGGTAAGTATCGACGGGATGTGATTCCCTGCTTTATTGAACTGAGAAGCTGGCTGATGGAAACTGAGCATGAAACAGCAAATTTGTGGGAGTATTTTCACCATCAAGCAAAAAAGTGTGGACTATCTTCAGAACAAGCAATAATGTTATTACAGGAAGGAAAAGGCTTGTTTTTGCTCGATGGGTTGGATGAAGTTGAACAAGAAGAGCGAGAAATATTGGCGAAAACTATTAGTCAGTTTACTCAAGTTTATCATAAAAATCAATTTATTATTACGTCTCGTCCTGCTGCTCAATTGTTTCATTTCCAGGGGTTTACTTATGTAGAAATGGCGGCTTTTAATCGCCATCAGATTGAAGCGTTTGCTAGGCAGTGGTTTGTAGCTACGGCTAAAAATAAGAAAGAAGGAAAAATTAAAGCTCAACAGTTTATTGAGGAATTGGAGAAGTCCGAAAATCAGCCGCTTTTAGAACTAGGAATTACTCCCATTTTATTGAATTTAATGTGCTCGGTTTTTCAAGAAAGATCAAGTTTTCCTCGAAAACGAGCTAAGCTTTATCAAGCAGGATTAGATATTTTATTGCAGCGTTGGGATCAAGCTAGGGGAATTGCACGAGATAGTCTTTATAAAGATTTGCCTGTGCTTGATAAAATCAAATTATTATGTCAAATTGCTGCCCAGACGTTTGAAGCAAAACTGTTTTTTTTTGAAGTCGATTATGTTCTGAGAATTATTGAAAATTATCTAGTTAACACTTTGAAACTAGAATTAGATGTAGAAACCCTATGGTCAACGAGTGAATCTATCTTAAACTGTCTACAGTTACAACATGGTTTATTAATAGAAAGAGCAAAAAATATTTATTCATTTTCTCACTTAACTTTTCAAGAGTATTTTACCGCTAGAAAAATTGTTAGTAGTGATCTTAAAACCTTAGAAAATGAATTAGATAACCTAGGTACCCATATTTTCGATCCCCGTTGGCAAGAAGTCATTTTATTGACAGCCAGTATGTTACCTAAAGCTGATTTTTTATTGCAAAGCATCAAGAATCAGATTGATGCTTTAGTAAGAGAAGACTTAAACTTACAAAAATTCTTGATAGTCTTAGACGATAAGGTAAAATCTCTTCAATTAAATTATCAACAAGCAGCTGTAAGAGCTTTTTATTTTACGTTATTTTTTCATCGAGATTTAAACTTGGCTATTGCCTTAGATATCCAATTTGGAACAATGAATAATCTCTCAAGAGAACTTCAATTAGATGCCACATTAGCGAGATGTTTAATGGATAGTATTGCTTTAGTGAAAAATCCTGATATCAAAAAATTTATCAATTTATATTTTAGCCTGGCTTTACAAGATAAGTTCCAATTAGATCCCAAGTTTAACGAAGCTTTTAAACAAGTCAAATCTCAATTACCTCCCTTAGAAAATGAAACAGAAGTCAATTTAGATTGGTGGAAAAACAACGGAAAAAAATGGGTTGATAATTTTCGGGATCTTTTGATTAACTATCGACACATTGGCCATGATTGGCAACTGACTTTAGAACAGGAAAAACGGTGGCAAAATTACTATAATGCCAATTTATTTCTAGTAGAATGCCTTCAAGGAGATTGCCAGACTAATGATCAGGTAAAACAAGCAATTCTATCAGAAATTTTGCTTAAATGA
- a CDS encoding response regulator — translation MRECIQKPIPFLTRLKIAKGKTTNNMTLSKFKTRKTTLRYLGLTSMGLILAQLLFGVIQVRWRYYQRVETLRTQVEDFAKELQIIAQDSQKLNDSTLDRLIRRRSTGNAIIYGLILDNQGRMITSFLNQEDPAITQALTYQQLETLDVKTLIDAVKKQKKIREIRQPIIIGGKSHGEIRLAYSLAETTEDTLRSASKILTASLTVSAFLVLITLVFFRREVAQPLKKLVQETEALLPPEKLPDIQEKDEFNQLELLLTTLTEHFHTFKELESQMAKQKTIKEVNQAKNEFMAMIGHEIRTPLNAVTGMTGLLLDTPLNPQQEEFVNIIRSSGENLLTMINNILDFSKIEAQKLELEEQPFELGLCIEEVLRLFVPQASQKQLELAYLIEPNTPSAIVGDSTRLRQILANLLGNAVKFTEKGEVVVYVSAQPLPNSDRTDKTLANYELRFAVKDTGIGIAPQDCDRLFQPFSQVDASTTRKYGGTGLGLVISQRLSELMGGKMWVHSTEGKGSTFYFTIQAQATPSSSPATSQQGQQELMGKRMLIVDDNLTNRKILTLQAQSWGMFTCAVDSGAKALEWLEQGITFDVAILDVSMPQMNGVTLAQAIHQQPQCKHLPLIMFSSIGQQEMPPQSDSSQFAAVLIKPIQQSKLYDSLMQIFSRKPICVTQGITEVGDQSLTNKQPLRILVAEDVVVNQRVISLLLEKLGYCADIVSDGFEVLEALQRQPYDVILMDVRMPEMDGFTATQRINQEFPLHQRPRIIAMTAEAMRGDRDKCLAAGMDDYISKPIRLEELKQALSRCHILKDTPVLDRKILESLEKMAGNKAKDLLHDLIMAYFDDAPSRISAITEAIAKNDPFALRQAAHALRSASANLGAKQLSVVCQELEMMGRNSQIVEANQKLSALKMEYDQVCLALQKELQETCHCSVLLPSISRENLPYFRQDSPSLSC, via the coding sequence ATGAGGGAATGTATCCAAAAGCCGATTCCCTTTCTCACTCGTTTAAAAATTGCCAAAGGTAAAACAACGAACAATATGACACTTAGCAAATTTAAAACACGCAAGACAACCCTTCGCTATTTAGGGCTAACCAGTATGGGGTTAATCCTAGCTCAGTTGCTCTTTGGTGTAATTCAAGTCCGTTGGCGTTACTATCAACGAGTCGAAACCCTCAGAACTCAGGTAGAGGACTTTGCTAAGGAATTACAAATCATTGCCCAAGACTCGCAAAAACTGAATGATTCGACCCTCGATAGACTAATTAGACGCAGAAGCACCGGTAATGCTATTATCTATGGCCTCATCCTTGATAACCAAGGTCGTATGATCACCAGTTTTTTGAATCAGGAAGATCCTGCTATTACCCAAGCCTTAACCTATCAACAATTAGAAACCCTAGACGTTAAAACGCTGATCGATGCTGTTAAAAAGCAGAAAAAAATTAGAGAAATTCGACAACCCATTATTATTGGCGGAAAATCCCACGGAGAAATTCGGCTGGCTTATTCTTTAGCAGAAACGACAGAAGATACTCTACGCTCAGCCAGTAAGATTTTAACCGCTTCTCTGACGGTTAGTGCCTTTTTAGTCCTCATTACCCTTGTCTTTTTCAGACGAGAAGTGGCTCAACCTCTCAAAAAATTAGTCCAAGAAACCGAAGCTCTCCTTCCTCCAGAAAAACTACCAGATATCCAAGAAAAAGACGAATTTAATCAATTAGAACTGTTGCTGACCACCCTAACTGAGCATTTCCACACCTTTAAAGAATTAGAATCCCAGATGGCCAAACAAAAGACCATCAAAGAAGTCAACCAAGCCAAAAATGAATTTATGGCTATGATTGGCCACGAAATTCGGACTCCCCTTAATGCCGTCACAGGAATGACAGGATTATTGTTAGATACCCCGTTAAATCCCCAACAAGAAGAATTTGTGAACATCATCCGTAGCAGTGGGGAAAATCTGTTGACGATGATTAATAATATTTTAGATTTCTCAAAAATTGAAGCGCAAAAACTGGAATTGGAAGAACAACCCTTTGAACTGGGATTGTGTATTGAGGAAGTCCTGCGGTTATTTGTCCCCCAAGCCTCCCAAAAGCAGTTAGAACTAGCCTATCTCATCGAACCCAATACCCCCAGTGCCATTGTAGGAGACAGTACCCGATTGAGGCAAATTTTGGCCAATCTTCTCGGTAATGCCGTGAAATTCACCGAAAAGGGAGAAGTGGTGGTCTATGTCAGTGCCCAACCCCTCCCCAACAGCGATCGCACCGACAAAACCCTGGCTAACTACGAACTGCGCTTTGCAGTAAAAGATACAGGCATTGGCATTGCCCCCCAAGACTGCGATCGCCTCTTCCAACCCTTCAGTCAAGTGGATGCGTCCACGACCCGAAAATACGGCGGAACGGGCTTAGGATTAGTCATTAGTCAACGGTTAAGTGAACTTATGGGGGGGAAAATGTGGGTTCACAGTACCGAGGGCAAAGGCTCAACCTTTTACTTCACCATCCAGGCTCAAGCGACCCCAAGTTCTTCTCCTGCCACCTCCCAACAAGGACAACAGGAATTAATGGGTAAACGGATGTTGATTGTGGATGATAACCTCACTAATCGCAAAATTTTGACCCTACAAGCGCAATCCTGGGGAATGTTTACCTGTGCCGTGGATTCGGGGGCTAAAGCCCTAGAATGGCTCGAACAAGGCATTACCTTTGATGTGGCCATTTTAGATGTGAGTATGCCTCAGATGAACGGAGTCACCTTAGCCCAAGCCATTCATCAACAGCCGCAATGCAAGCATTTACCCCTGATTATGTTTAGTTCTATTGGTCAACAGGAAATGCCCCCACAGTCTGACTCTAGCCAATTTGCTGCCGTGTTGATCAAACCCATTCAGCAATCAAAACTCTATGACAGCTTAATGCAGATTTTTTCGAGAAAACCCATCTGTGTCACCCAAGGGATCACCGAGGTAGGAGATCAATCCCTAACCAACAAACAACCCTTAAGGATTCTGGTAGCAGAAGATGTAGTGGTCAATCAACGGGTGATTTCCTTGTTATTAGAAAAATTAGGCTATTGTGCCGATATTGTTAGTGATGGGTTTGAGGTATTAGAAGCCTTGCAGCGTCAACCCTATGATGTCATTTTAATGGATGTGCGAATGCCAGAAATGGATGGTTTCACAGCAACACAACGGATTAACCAAGAATTTCCTCTCCATCAGCGACCGCGCATTATTGCTATGACCGCAGAAGCGATGCGAGGCGATCGCGATAAGTGTTTGGCGGCGGGGATGGATGATTATATTTCTAAACCCATTCGCTTAGAAGAACTCAAACAAGCGTTATCCCGATGTCACATCCTCAAAGACACACCCGTTCTGGATCGAAAAATTCTGGAGTCTTTGGAGAAAATGGCGGGAAATAAAGCCAAAGATCTGCTTCATGATTTGATTATGGCTTATTTTGACGATGCTCCCTCGCGAATATCAGCGATAACGGAAGCGATCGCCAAAAATGACCCCTTCGCTTTGCGTCAAGCTGCCCACGCGCTGCGATCAGCTAGTGCGAATTTGGGAGCTAAGCAGTTGTCTGTTGTTTGTCAGGAATTGGAAATGATGGGACGCAATAGCCAGATAGTCGAAGCAAATCAGAAACTTTCTGCCCTTAAAATGGAGTATGATCAAGTCTGTCTTGCGTTACAAAAGGAACTTCAAGAAACTTGTCATTGTTCTGTGTTGCTCCCCTCTATTTCCCGTGAAAACTTACCCTATTTTCGACAAGATTCCCCTAGTCTTAGTTGTTGA
- a CDS encoding response regulator, with amino-acid sequence MKTYPIFDKIPLVLVVDDDRAMRGLLKVAIESQGYQVIDAKNGEECLNKYGQFQPDMVLLDAIMPDMDGFTCCQQLRSLPDTHYLPILMITALDDQESIERAFAVGATDYITKPIYWTVLSQRVNYLLSTSQALKQLDHLKLQGDRQEKWQQLSQKMTQKLQHPFEIKSLLKDSLGELRNLVDAERVGLYQGQGSLVVEIIKKGYPSVKSLSWDKITLFENYRTSYQNDEMVIIELSESLNLPGDALECFEQLTIQTAMMLPILKEGEIWGILWIHHCQNTYIWESWEKERLSCVADLLAIAVSVIDFRSR; translated from the coding sequence GTGAAAACTTACCCTATTTTCGACAAGATTCCCCTAGTCTTAGTTGTTGATGATGACCGCGCTATGCGAGGGTTATTAAAGGTGGCGATCGAATCCCAAGGTTATCAGGTGATTGATGCTAAAAATGGTGAAGAATGTCTGAATAAATACGGTCAATTTCAACCGGATATGGTATTGTTGGACGCAATTATGCCAGATATGGATGGGTTTACCTGTTGTCAGCAGCTTCGGTCTTTGCCTGATACCCATTATCTGCCGATTCTGATGATTACTGCCCTTGATGATCAAGAATCCATTGAGCGTGCTTTTGCTGTGGGAGCAACAGACTATATCACTAAACCCATTTATTGGACGGTACTAAGTCAACGGGTTAACTATCTTTTGTCTACTAGTCAAGCACTTAAACAACTTGATCACTTGAAACTTCAAGGGGATCGCCAAGAAAAATGGCAGCAGTTAAGTCAGAAAATGACGCAGAAATTACAACATCCTTTTGAGATCAAATCTTTGCTTAAAGATTCCTTGGGAGAACTGAGAAACTTAGTTGATGCTGAACGGGTGGGACTTTATCAGGGACAAGGTTCTCTTGTGGTAGAAATCATTAAAAAGGGCTATCCTTCGGTAAAAAGCTTATCTTGGGATAAAATTACGCTGTTTGAGAATTATCGGACTAGCTATCAAAACGATGAGATGGTCATTATTGAACTATCTGAGTCCTTGAATTTACCTGGTGATGCTTTAGAGTGTTTTGAGCAATTGACCATTCAAACGGCGATGATGTTGCCTATTTTAAAAGAAGGCGAAATTTGGGGTATACTTTGGATTCATCACTGTCAAAATACTTATATTTGGGAGTCTTGGGAGAAGGAACGACTTTCTTGCGTGGCCGATTTATTGGCGATCGCTGTGTCTGTCATCGACTTTCGGTCGAGGTAA
- a CDS encoding lysylphosphatidylglycerol synthase domain-containing protein, producing MLKKTTLTRVITPLCSLGIFALSIWTIWQSFHQYQAQDLWSSILSISPINIIAAIALMSINYLIMTGYDILGVAYVGHWLPYPKMALVGIICSGISNNVGLALLSSSMIRYRFYSAWGLPIYSIAKVAAFCNFTFCLGMFVVGGILFLKEPLAIPGLIDLPFTSVRPVGGLFLLIIFGYLLVTVVGPPLKLGKFVLPKLSPKLAMGQLLVSSLDWSLAAAVFYVLLHNSITLSYSAFFGIYLLAQVAGLISNVPGGLGVFETVMLLLLSPSISSDQLLGTFLIYRGIYYFIPLMVAVLLLGKYELACFMDNRNRSFT from the coding sequence ATGTTAAAAAAAACAACTTTGACTCGTGTTATTACTCCTTTATGTAGCCTAGGAATTTTTGCCTTATCTATTTGGACAATTTGGCAAAGCTTTCATCAGTACCAAGCTCAGGATCTCTGGAGTAGTATTTTATCTATTAGCCCAATTAATATTATAGCAGCTATTGCTTTAATGTCTATCAACTATTTAATCATGACGGGGTATGATATCTTGGGAGTTGCTTATGTTGGTCATTGGCTTCCCTATCCTAAAATGGCTTTAGTTGGGATTATTTGTTCGGGGATTAGTAATAATGTGGGGTTGGCATTATTAAGCAGTAGTATGATTCGTTATCGCTTTTATTCTGCTTGGGGTTTGCCGATTTATTCTATTGCTAAAGTGGCTGCTTTTTGTAATTTTACTTTTTGCTTAGGAATGTTTGTAGTTGGGGGGATTCTTTTTTTAAAAGAACCTTTAGCAATTCCAGGTTTAATCGATTTACCTTTTACTTCTGTTAGACCTGTAGGCGGTCTGTTTTTACTGATCATTTTTGGATATCTTTTAGTAACAGTTGTTGGTCCGCCTTTGAAATTAGGGAAATTCGTTTTACCTAAACTTTCTCCTAAACTTGCCATGGGTCAATTGCTTGTTTCTTCCCTGGATTGGTCTTTAGCAGCAGCGGTTTTTTATGTTCTTTTGCATAATTCAATAACTCTATCTTATTCGGCATTTTTTGGCATTTATTTATTAGCACAAGTTGCTGGATTAATTAGTAATGTTCCTGGAGGTCTAGGAGTCTTTGAAACCGTTATGTTATTATTGCTTTCTCCGTCTATTTCTTCGGATCAACTATTAGGAACCTTCTTGATTTATCGAGGAATTTATTATTTTATCCCTTTAATGGTAGCTGTTTTATTATTAGGAAAGTACGAATTAGCTTGTTTTATGGATAATAGAAACCGTTCTTTTACTTGA
- a CDS encoding cobalt-precorrin-8X methylmutase, translating into MLNHPILEQSFTIIDQEVGQHNLNTLEYAIARRVIHATADFDFINLLTFSPNAISNGMISLQKKTPIITDVTMVKQGITTLVNKTFNNPIISAIEQVSDPLPGKTRTETGLLKCFQQYPNAIYVIGNAPTALIALCQEISQSNVKPSLVIGVTVGFVSVVESKQLLAKIDVPQIRVEGRKGGSAVACAIINALLILAWDSQ; encoded by the coding sequence ATGTTAAATCATCCGATATTAGAACAGAGTTTCACGATTATTGATCAAGAAGTTGGTCAACATAATCTTAATACATTAGAGTATGCGATCGCTCGTCGTGTGATCCATGCTACAGCAGATTTTGATTTTATTAATCTCCTGACTTTTAGTCCTAATGCTATTAGTAATGGGATGATTTCCCTTCAGAAGAAAACGCCTATTATTACTGATGTTACCATGGTCAAACAGGGGATTACTACCCTAGTCAATAAAACCTTTAATAACCCGATCATTTCTGCTATTGAACAAGTTTCTGATCCTCTACCTGGTAAAACTCGCACAGAAACAGGGTTATTAAAATGTTTTCAACAGTATCCTAATGCTATTTATGTTATCGGAAATGCTCCCACTGCTTTAATTGCGTTATGTCAAGAAATATCTCAATCAAACGTCAAACCTAGCTTAGTTATTGGTGTGACCGTTGGCTTTGTTTCTGTGGTAGAATCTAAACAACTGTTGGCTAAAATTGATGTCCCTCAAATTCGAGTTGAAGGACGCAAAGGGGGTTCTGCTGTTGCTTGCGCTATTATCAATGCTTTATTAATATTAGCTTGGGATAGTCAATAG
- a CDS encoding bifunctional cobalt-precorrin-7 (C(5))-methyltransferase/cobalt-precorrin-6B (C(15))-methyltransferase, whose product MINVVGIGLDGVIGLTEKVRLMVEESTVIVGSKRHLSYFPSYLGKKLVLDDFSEAIQAIKNYHKSDIVIVILVSGDPLFFGLGRLLLEHFSTEELEFFPHLSCIQLAFNRLKIPWQDAKIISVHGRELEELIPLFKQGVDKIAILTDDNNNPPAIARLYLSLDLPSHYDFWIGEDLGDATEKISHYSPQDLSKQPDHLFSALNVVILIRNTVDQLSLIDLENLPLFGLSDHLFLSFPDRPGLMTKREIRLTILGELALEKQQIIWDIGAGTGSVSIEIARLSPNSTIYAIEKTAMGITLINQNCQRFQVSNVIPVSGKAPDILTELPQPHRIFIGGSGGHIYTILEICQAKLRENGMIVMALATLENLALSLDWFKVHPWDYQVLEMLISRSVAVNNLTRFSPLNPVMLIKATKKSLR is encoded by the coding sequence ATGATTAACGTTGTCGGAATTGGGTTAGATGGGGTTATAGGATTAACCGAAAAGGTTAGATTAATGGTTGAAGAATCAACCGTTATCGTAGGAAGTAAACGACATTTAAGTTATTTTCCTAGTTATTTGGGTAAAAAATTAGTTTTAGATGATTTTAGTGAAGCAATTCAAGCCATTAAAAATTATCATAAATCTGATATAGTTATTGTTATTTTAGTTAGTGGTGATCCCCTATTTTTTGGATTAGGAAGATTATTGTTAGAACATTTTTCCACAGAAGAATTAGAATTTTTTCCCCATCTAAGTTGTATTCAATTAGCCTTTAATCGTCTAAAAATACCCTGGCAAGATGCTAAAATAATTAGTGTTCATGGAAGAGAATTAGAAGAGTTAATCCCTCTTTTTAAGCAAGGGGTTGATAAGATTGCTATTTTAACTGATGATAATAATAATCCCCCGGCGATCGCTCGTCTTTATTTAAGCTTAGATTTACCTTCCCATTATGACTTCTGGATAGGTGAAGATTTAGGAGATGCGACTGAAAAAATCAGTCATTATTCTCCGCAAGATTTATCAAAACAACCCGATCATCTGTTTTCAGCTCTAAACGTCGTTATTTTAATCCGAAATACAGTCGATCAACTGTCTTTAATAGATCTCGAAAATCTACCGCTATTCGGTTTATCCGATCACTTATTTTTAAGTTTTCCAGATCGTCCAGGGTTAATGACAAAGAGAGAAATACGATTAACAATTTTAGGAGAATTAGCCCTAGAAAAACAACAAATTATTTGGGATATTGGTGCAGGAACCGGTTCTGTGTCTATAGAAATTGCCAGACTGTCTCCTAATTCAACAATTTATGCCATTGAAAAAACTGCAATGGGCATCACCTTAATTAACCAAAATTGTCAGCGTTTTCAAGTCTCTAATGTGATTCCCGTATCAGGAAAAGCCCCCGATATTTTAACAGAATTACCCCAACCCCATCGCATTTTTATCGGAGGAAGTGGCGGACATATATACACAATTTTAGAGATTTGTCAAGCCAAATTAAGGGAAAATGGAATGATAGTGATGGCCTTAGCAACCCTAGAAAATTTAGCCCTAAGTTTAGACTGGTTCAAAGTTCATCCGTGGGATTATCAGGTATTAGAAATGCTAATTTCTCGCTCAGTTGCAGTGAATAATTTAACGCGATTTTCTCCCTTAAATCCCGTCATGTTAATTAAAGCAACGAAAAAAAGTTTAAGATAG